The genomic segment GGCCAGGGCCAAGGCCGCTGACATCGCCGCACGTCTCGCCGCCGAGACCCCGGACTTCGACGGCCTGGTCATCGGCGGCGACTCGATGTTCGCTCTGGGCGGCCGGGTGTACGGCAAGCCGTACACCCCCGAGGAGGCCACACGGCGATGGCGGGAGATGCGCGGCGAGACCGGCGTCCTCCACTCCGGCCACTCGGTGCTGCGCGTGCAACCCGGTCAGGCACCGCGCGAGGCGACTGCCGTCGCCGAGGCAGGGGTGACGTTCGCCGACGACATCACCGACGACGAGATCGCCGCATACGTCGCGACCGGCGAGCCGCTGCACGTCGCGGGTGCCTTCACGGTCGACAGCCTCGGCGGTGCGTTCATCACCCGCGTCGACGGTGACCCCTCGACCGTCGTCGGCATGTCGCTGTCCACGATCCGCCGGCTCGTGCGTGAGCTGGGCGTGACCTGGACCGACCTCTGGTCGTAGACATCCCGTCACGTTTTCGCGACTTTCTTGTGGAGAGTGCTCAAAGATCTCGACCTTGATCTCGCTAGGCTGGCAGGCATGCCCATCGAGAAGGTACTCATCGCCAACCGCGGTGAGATCGCCGTACGCATCATCCGAGCCGCCCGCGATTCCGGGATCTCCTCGGTCGCCGTCTACGCAGACCAGGACCGCGATGCGCTGCACGCGCGCCTCGCGGACGAGGCGTACGCACTGGACGGCGAGACCAGCGCGGCGACGTACCTCCAGATCGACAAGATCCTCTCCGTCGCCCGGCGCTCCGGTGCCGACGCCGTCCACCCCGGATACGGATTCCTCGCCGAGAACGCCGACTTCGCCCGCGCCGTCATCGGCGCAGGTCTGATCTGGATCGGCCCGTCGCCCGAGGCGATCGAGTCGCTCGGCGACAAGGTCACCGCTCGCCACGTCGCCGAGAAGGTCGGCGCCCCGCTCGCCCCCGGCACCCCCGGCCCCGTGGAGACCGCCGAGGAGGTCATCGCCTTCGCCGAGGAGCACGGCCTGCCCATCGCCATCAAGGCGGCGTACGGCGGCGGCGGTCGCGGCCTCAAGGTCGCCCGTGCGCTCGACGAGGTCGCCGAGCAGTTCGAATCCGCCACGCGAGAGGCTGTGGCCGCGTTCGGCCGTGGCGAGTGCTTCGTGGAGAAGTACCTCGACAAGCCGCGCCACGTCGAGACCCAGTGCCTCGCGGATGCCGAGGGCAACGTCGTCGTCATCTCCACACGCGACTGCTCACTGCAGCGCCGTCACCAGAAGCTCGTGGAGGAGGCCCCCGCGCCCTTCCTCACCGACGAGCAGAACCGTCAGCTGTACGCGGCATCCAAGGCGATCCTCAAAGAGGTCGGTTACGTGGGCGCCGGCACGTGCGAGTTCCTCATCGGCGCCGACGGCACCGTCTCGTTCCTCGAGGTGAACACCCGCCTCCAGGTGGAGCACCCCGTCTCGGAGGAGGTCACCGGGATCGACCTCGTCCGCGAGCAGTTCCGCATCGCCGCCGGCGGGACGATCGACTACGACGACCCCGCTCCATCAGGGCACTCGATCGAGTTCCGCATCAACGGCGAAGACCCCGGTCGAGGGTTCCTCCCACAGCCCGGACCGATCCACGTCTTCAAGACGTTCGGCGGCCCCGGCATCCGACTCGACTCCGGAGTCACCGCCGGCGACTCCGTCTCCGGCGCGTTCGACTCGCTACTGGCCAAGATCATCGTCACCGGCAAGGACCGCGCCGAGGCTCTCGAGCGCTCCCGCCGTGCGTTGGACGAGTTCGAGGTCGCCGGGCTCCCCACCGTCCTCCCGTTCCACCGCAAGGTGGTGCGCGACGCGGCCTTCACCGCCGAGAGCGGCGAGTTCGGCGTGTACACCCGGTGGATCGAGACCGAATTCGACAACGACATCCCCGCATGGGACGGGGAGCTCGACTCCCCCGCACCGGCGGAGAGCCGTCACACGGTGGTCGTCGAGGTCGCCGGCAAGCGCCTCGAGGTCAGCCTTCCCGACCGCGTGACCGTCGCGGCGGGCACCGCCGGGCGTCCGGCCGCCGTACCGCCGTCCCGCCGGAGCCACGCGACGACGGCCTCGGCCGGTGCCTCCGGCGATGCGGTGAAGTCGCCCATGCAGGCATCCGTGGTCAAGGTCGCCGTCGAGGAGGGCCAGGAGGTCGTCAAGGGCGATCTGGTCGTCGTGCTCGAAGCGATGAAGATGGAGCAGCCGCTGCAGGCGCACAAGGACGGCGTGATCGGCAATATCAACGCCGCCCCCGGTGCCACCGTCTCCGCCGGACATCAGCTCCTCACCATCTCCTGAACCGCGCTCACCCGTCGCCGATCCGCGACGGGTGACACATGGCCGGACGACCTCCCCCGCTGCCGCTACGCTGACGCTGACAGCACGGTGCTGCGGGCGAGGCGGTGGTCATGGACGAGGTGGACGAGCTCCGGCTCCGTATCGAGGGACTCGAGCGCGAGAACGAACGGCTGCGAGCGCCAGGCACCGCCGGCGGCAGGGTGCGGACGGCCGTCGCCGTCGTCCTCATCACGGTCGGGTTGCTCCTCGCGCCGGTGGCAGCGCTCGGCTCCTGGGCGCGCGTTCAACTGGTGGACACCGACCGGTTCGTCGCGACGTTCGGGCCGCTGGCGGAGGACCCGGAGATCCAGGCGTTCGTCGCCGCGGAGGTGACCGGCGCCATCACCGCGCAGCTCGACGTGCCGCAGCTGGTGGGCGAGGTGTTCGACGGGGTGCGCGGTCTCGACCTGCCCCCGAACGCCGCCGCCGCGCTCGGCCTCCTTGAGGGCCCCGCAGCGCTGGGCGTGCAGACGCTCATCGGCGACGTCGTCGACCGGATCATCGCGTCGCCGACCTTCGCCGACGTCTGGGACGGTGCGCTGCGCATGACTCACGCGCAGGCGATCGCCGTCATCCAGGGCGACCCGGCCGGCGCCCTCCGACTCGCCGCTGACGGCACCCTTTCGCTGCAGTTGGACACGATCGTCGTCAGGGTCAAGGAGGAGCTCTCGGCGCGCGGCATCGGGATCGCCGAGCTCATCCCGCACATCGATCGCGAGATCCCGATCGTGCAGGCCGAGGCGCTCGTCCTCACCCGCACGGTCTACGTCACGGCCGTCACCGTCGGCGCCTGGCTGCCCTGGCTCGCCCTTCTGCTCCTCGTCGCAGGGATCGCCGTCGCCCGGCGACCCGTTCACGCGGCGGCCTGGACAGCGGCGCTGTTCGCCGCGGTGTTCGCGCTGCTCGCGGCGGCCATCGGGATCGGCAGGACGTTCTTCACCGGAGCGATGAGCTCGTCGGTGATGCCGGCCGCCGCGGCCGATGCGCTGTTCGCGCAGCTCACATCCGCTCTCCAGTCCACAGCTGTCGCGCTGACGATCCTCGGCGCGATGATCGCCGTCGGATCGTGGCTGGCCGGGACCACCCGCCCCGCACGTACCGTACGGACGACGGCGCGCCGTGGGGCGGACGCGGTCCGTGCCGCCGGCGAGCGCCGAGGGTTCACCACAGGGCGATTCGGCGAGATCGTCGATCGGTGGCGTCCGGCGATCTTCGTCGTGATCGCCGTCGTCGCCGCTCTGCTCGTCTTCGCGACCCGCCCGCTCCACCCCGGAGCCGTCATCGGCATCGTGATCGGCGCGGCGGTGGCGTTCGTGCTCGTCGAGCTCGTCCGCCGCCCCGCGCCTGCCGACGCGCTCGGTTAGGAGATGTTGACGAGGTGCATCGCACGACTCGCGTCGGTGATGCTGCTGGAGAGCGACGGGTAGGCGGCGAACACGCGGGACACCTGGTCGACGGTCAGACGGCGCTCCACGGCGACGGCGATCGGGTAGATCAACTCCGACGCCTTGGGGGCGACGATCACACCGCCGATGACGGTCCCAGAACCCTTGCGGGCGATGATCTTCACGAACCCGTCCTTGATGCCCATCATCTTCGCGCGAGGGTTCGCAGCCAGCGGCAGCTTGTAGACAAGCCCGTCCGCGACCCCGTCCTCCACGTGCTTCTCGCCCCAACCGACGGTCGCGATCTCGGGTGCGGTGAAGATGTTCGAGGTGATCTTGATCTTCTCGAGCGGGATGACGATGTCGCCCAGGGCGTGGAACACGGCCGTGCGTCCCTGCATCGCGGCGACGGACGCGAGCGGGAAGTAGTTCGTGCAGTCGCCGACGGCGTAGATGTTGGGCACCGAAGTGCGCGCGACCTTGTTCACCCGCACGTGACCTGACTCGGTCAGTTCGACGCCGGCGTCCTCGAGGCCGATGCCCGCCGTGTTCGGCACGGAGCCGACAGCCATCAGACAGTGGCTGCCCTCCACCACCCGGCCGTCGGACAGCGTCACGCGCACGCCGTCCTCAGTCCGCTCGACGCTGTCGGCACGGGACTTGGACAGCACGGTCATCCCGCCGCGCTTGAAGACCTTCTCCAGCACACGGGCGGCGTCCTGATCCTCACCGGGGAGGACCTGATCACGGCTGGAGATCAGCGTGACCTTCGCACCGAGGTTCATGTAGGCCGAGGCGAACTCCGCGCCGGTCACGCCGGATCCCACCACGATGAGGTGCTCGGGAAGCGCCTTCATGTCGTAGAGCTGCGTCCAGGTGAGGATGCGCTCCCCGTCGGGCTTGGCGCTGTCGAGCTCACGAGGGGACGCGCCGACCGAGACGACGATCGTGTCCGCCTCGACGCGGTCGAAGTCCGTACCTCCGGGGCCGGTCGAGACGATGATGGCGTTCGGACCCTCGAGGCGGCCATGCCCGGAGAGCACGCGCACGCCGGATTCGAGCAGGGTGGAGCGCATGTCCTCGGACTGCTGTCCTGCCAGCGCGAGCAGTCGCTTGTTGACAGCGGCGAGGTTGATCGCGATCTCCGGCTTGAGCGGCTTGCCGTTGGAGCCTTTGGCGTAGAACTGCACTCCGAGGTCGCTGGCCTCGGAGATCGCCACGGCGGCGTCCGCCGTCGCGATGAGACTCTTCGATGGCACGACATCGGTGAGCACGGCGGAACCGCCCACACCGACGCGCTCGACGAGTGTCACCTCGGCTCCGAGCTGAGCGGCGGCGAGCGCCGCCTCGTATCCGCCGGGGCCGCCGCCGAGGACGGCGACGCGCTGAGTGCTCTCAAAAGGAGTCGAAGACATGATCTCCATTCTTCCGCAATCTTCGCCGCGGCGCGGTCGCGCTCCTTAGAGTGGATCCATGACCGAGATTCACGACAATCCCCTCGATGCTCCGAACGCGGACCCGTTCGAGATCGCAGCCGCAGCCGCCGCCGACATCGCGCGACTGACCGGCGTGGAGAAGCACGACATCGCACTGACCCTGGGAAGCGGATGGGGCCGAGCGGCGGAGCTCATCGGCGAGACCGTCGCCACCGTCCCGGCCACAGAGGTGACCGGGTTCTCCCGGCCCGCGCTGGAGGGCCACGTCGGCACACTGCGCAGCATCCGGACCCCCGGCGGGAAGCATGTCCTCGTCATCGGCGCACGCACGCACTACTACGAGGGTCACGGCGTCCGCCGCGTCGTCCACAGCGTCCGCACCGCCGCGGCCGCAGGCACCCGGATCATGGTGCTCACCAACGGAGCCGGCGGCGTCCGCGAGACCTGGCACGCCGGTCAGCCCGTCCTCATCAGCGATCACATCAACCTCACCGCGGACTCCCCTCTCGAGGGCGCGACCTTCGTCGACCTCACCGACCTGTACTCCCGCCGCCTGCGCGACATCGCGCGCTCCGTGGACCCGACCCTCGACGAGGGCGTCTACACGCAGTTCCGCGGCCCCCACTACGAGACCCCGGCTGAGGTCCAGATGGCCAAGCGCATCGGCGGGGACATCGTCGGGATGTCCACGGCACTCGAGGCGATCGCCGCGCGCGAGGCCGGCATGGAGATCCTCGGGTTCTCCCTCATCACGAACCTCGCCGCCGGCATCCAGTCCACGCCGCTCAGTCACGGCGAGGTCATCGAGGCGGGCAAGGAGGCGGAGCCGGTGATCTCGGCGCTGCTGGCCCGCGTGGTGGAGCAGCTGTGAACGGCGCGGAGGTCGACTCCCTCCTCGCCACCGCCCGCGCCTGGTTGCGCCAGGACCCGGATGCCGAGACCCGCGACGAGCTGGCAGGCATCATCACGCGCGCCGCATCCGGTGATGAGGAGGCGACGGCCGACCTCTCCGACCGCTTCCGCACCCGCCTCGCGTTCGGGACGGCCGGCCTGCGCGGGGCGCTCGGAGCCGGCAGCAACCGCATGAACCGCGTGCTCGTCTCCCAGGCGGCGGCCGGGTTCGCCGCGTTCCTGCACGCCAGAAGCGGCGGCAGCACCCCCACCGTCGTTATCGGCTACGACGGCCGGCGCAACTCGCGTCGGTTCGCCCTGGATTCCGCCGAGCTGTTCGCCGGTGCCGGCCTGCGCGCCATCCTGCTCCCCCGCCTGCTGCCGACGCCGGTGCTCGCGTTCGCCGTGCGCCACTTCGGCGCCGACGCCGGCGTGATGGTCACCGCGAGCCACAACCCGCCGGACGACAACGGCTACAAGGTGTACCTCGGCGGCGCGGATGAGGGCTCCCAGATCGTCTCGCCCGCCGACGCCGAGATCGCCGAGCGCATCCGCCGCGTGGCCGAGGCGGGCGACCTCGCCGCCCTCCCCCGCTCGTCGGCGTACGAGACGGCGGGCGAGGAGGTCGTGGACGCGTACGCCGCCGCGACGGCGGCCGTCGCGCCCGCACCGGAGTCCGCGCGCTCGCTCACGTGGGTCTACACCGCGATGCACGGCGTCGGGTGGGAGACGATGGCCCGCATCCTCGACGCCGCCGGCTACCCGCGGCCGAAGACGGTCGGCGAGCAGTTGAATCCCGATCCGCGGTTCCCGACCGTCGCCTTCCCGAACCCTGAGGAACCGGGGGCGATGGATCTCGCGTTCGCCGCAGGGCGGCGCACGCGAGCGGATCTCATCCTCGCCAACGACCCGGACGCCGACCGCCTCGCCGTCGCCATCCCCGACGAGTCCGTCGACGGCGGATGGCGCAGGCTCAGCGGCAACGAGATCGGTCTGCTGCTCGGGGCTCGAGCGGCCCGTGCCGCGGCCGGCACTCCCGGCGCGACGCTGGCCTGTTCGCTGGTTTCCTCGCCCGGTCTCGGCGTGATCGCCGCACATCACGGCCTCGGCTTCCACGAGACGCTCACCGGCTTCAAATGGATCTCGCGCTCCCCGGGGATCGTCTACGGGTACGAGGAGGCGCTGGGCTATCTCGTCAACCCGGAGACCGTGCGCGACAAGGACGGCATCTCCGCCGCGATCGCCGTGCTCGGACTCGCCGCGGAGGCACGCGAGCAGGGGCGGACGCTCGCGGACATGCTCGCCGAACTCGGCGAGGTGTACGGACACTTCGCCAGCGGCCAGGTCTCGATCAGGGTGGACGACCTCTCGATCATCGGCCGCGTCATGCTCTCGCTGCGGACTCTGCCGCCCACACACATCGGGGCGACAGCGGTCGCCTCGGCCGAGGACCTGCTCGACGCCGCCCCTGGGCAGCCCTCTGGCGACGTCCTCCGGTACCGGCTCGCCGACGGCTCCCGGGTGATCGTGCGGCCCAGCGGCACGGAGCCCAAGCTCAAGGTGTACCTCGACGCGCAGGCGCCGAGCGCGACCGAGGCCGACGGCATCATCGCCGCACTCGAAGCCGGCGTCCGCGCGCTCCTCGACGAGCGCGCCTGAGCAGCGGGCGGAAGGACACCGGGTGCCGAGCAGACACGTGGTCGTCAGGGTTCCAGACGGGCTGCATGCGCGGCCCGTCGCCGAGCTGGTGCGCCTCGCGCAGGCGCACCAGCTGCCCGTCACACTGACGACGGATGCCGGTGCGACCGTGGATCTCGGCAGCGTGCTGGCCGTCATGGATCTCGGTCTCGCATCCGGTGACGAGGTCCGGCTCGACACACCGGCGTCCCCGGCGGCGGAACGGCTCCTCGACCGCCTGTCCGCCGTCCTGGATCCGGCGTGATCAGCCGTCGATGACAGCGACGAGCTCGTCGAGGAATGCTTCGAACGTGGTCCCACGGCGCACGATGCGCTGAACGCTCTCGCGTTCGCTGAACACCTCGACGAGCTGCTCGAACACCGTCTGGAATGCCGTGCGGTCGCTCTCGCTGAACGCGGCGAGGGCGACCACCTGCACCCTCCCGTCGCCCCAGGCCACCGATCCGTCGGCGACCCCGATCGCGATGGCCGTCCGCTGCGCGGTCATCTGCAGTGCGTGCGGCACGGCGAGCGCATCCGTGAACGCGGTCGAGGACATGCGCTCTCGGAGGATCGTGTTCTCGACGTAGTCGTCGCCGATGAGTCCTGACCCGGTGAGCATCCCCCCGAGCCGGCGGATCACCGCTTCCTCGCCCTCGTCGGGCAGCGGGTGGAGGAACGCCTCCGGCGCGAAGTAGCGCGACAGCTCCTCGCGCAGTCGATTGAGGCGACGGGCGCGACGCACCCGCGCAGCGGTCTGCGTCACCCGTTCCACGTCGGCGTCGGTGAGGAACGGCTGGATGCGCACGTACCGTTCCCCGCTCTCCCCGGGGTCGATCGTGGTGAGCACGAGGTCGGTGTCGATCGCCTGCCAGTCCGGATCGACCGTGGTCACGACCCCCGTCACCTCGACCGAGGTGCCCAACGATCGGTCGACGCTGGACCGCAGCAGCTCGTGCAATTCGTAGTAACCGGGGCACACGATCGTGGCGGTGAGGATGGACTCGGCCTTCCGGCTGCGCTCCAGCCGACCGCCGATGTGCATGGCGATGTACGCGATCTCGTCGTCGTGGATCGGCGCCCCCAGCCGGTCATGCAGCCCGCTGACGATCGAGACGGCCACCTCGAAGATCATCGGGTACGACGACTTCAGCGAGCGGGTGAGGGGGTTGCGGGTCCAGGCCTGCTCCTCGGCACGCCGGAGCAGGTTCTGCACGTGCAGCGCGAGCCGCAGGATGAACTTCTCGTCCACCAGGTCGACCTGGTAGTCGGCGGCCGCCTGGACGATCTCGGCCCTCACCGCCGCCTCGATGGCCGGGTCGATGCCGCTGCGCACGGCATCGGCCGCGGCATCCTGCCCCGGGGCGATGGCGCGCGTGAGCACGAGCGTGGCGAGGTGCGCACTGTCGCCCTCCCCCAGGGAGACGGCGAAGTGCTCTGCGGCGAGGTCGCGGATCACCGCTCCGAGCTTGGGGATCTCCGTCCACGTGCCGCGCAGCGGCGTCTCGAGGGCGCGCCCCGCGGCGACGCGGTCGGCGGCGATGGCGATGTGCAGCAGGACGTCCGAGATCGCCAGCTCGTTGACGTAGTACCCGAGCGCGCCGAGCTCCCGCACGAGCGCGGTCTTGAACGGACCGACCGCGTGCGCGGCCACCGTCGTGCCGGACAGCGCCCGCCGGATGCTGTCTGGTTGGAACGAACCGGCATCCATCTCGTCGTGCGCGAGTCTGCTCAACAGGCGGCGCTGCGCGACCTCGGCGCCGTGCAGGCGGACCCGCTCCCTGTCGCGCTCCAGGCGGAGGTCCATGCCGTCGAGCAGGCCACGCACGCGAGAGAGATCCGCCTCAAGGGTGGCCTCGCTCACGTGCATGCGCTCCGCGGTGTCGTAGACGTCGATGCCCTCCGGTGCGTCCAGCAGCGTGCGCACCAGCGTGTGCAGGCGGTCGCGTGGAGCGGTCTCCCCACTCACCCGTGTGCGCAACGCATCATGCGCCCCCGGGCCTGCGCGGTACCCCGCAGGGCCCGACGCCACGGCGT from the Microbacterium ginsengiterrae genome contains:
- a CDS encoding Maf family protein — translated: MQVCLASTSPARLMLMRQVGIEPLTRAPGTDEDAIAARAAAERGAELSPEEMVLLLARAKAADIAARLAAETPDFDGLVIGGDSMFALGGRVYGKPYTPEEATRRWREMRGETGVLHSGHSVLRVQPGQAPREATAVAEAGVTFADDITDDEIAAYVATGEPLHVAGAFTVDSLGGAFITRVDGDPSTVVGMSLSTIRRLVRELGVTWTDLWS
- a CDS encoding acetyl/propionyl/methylcrotonyl-CoA carboxylase subunit alpha encodes the protein MPIEKVLIANRGEIAVRIIRAARDSGISSVAVYADQDRDALHARLADEAYALDGETSAATYLQIDKILSVARRSGADAVHPGYGFLAENADFARAVIGAGLIWIGPSPEAIESLGDKVTARHVAEKVGAPLAPGTPGPVETAEEVIAFAEEHGLPIAIKAAYGGGGRGLKVARALDEVAEQFESATREAVAAFGRGECFVEKYLDKPRHVETQCLADAEGNVVVISTRDCSLQRRHQKLVEEAPAPFLTDEQNRQLYAASKAILKEVGYVGAGTCEFLIGADGTVSFLEVNTRLQVEHPVSEEVTGIDLVREQFRIAAGGTIDYDDPAPSGHSIEFRINGEDPGRGFLPQPGPIHVFKTFGGPGIRLDSGVTAGDSVSGAFDSLLAKIIVTGKDRAEALERSRRALDEFEVAGLPTVLPFHRKVVRDAAFTAESGEFGVYTRWIETEFDNDIPAWDGELDSPAPAESRHTVVVEVAGKRLEVSLPDRVTVAAGTAGRPAAVPPSRRSHATTASAGASGDAVKSPMQASVVKVAVEEGQEVVKGDLVVVLEAMKMEQPLQAHKDGVIGNINAAPGATVSAGHQLLTIS
- a CDS encoding NAD(P)H-quinone dehydrogenase, whose product is MEIMSSTPFESTQRVAVLGGGPGGYEAALAAAQLGAEVTLVERVGVGGSAVLTDVVPSKSLIATADAAVAISEASDLGVQFYAKGSNGKPLKPEIAINLAAVNKRLLALAGQQSEDMRSTLLESGVRVLSGHGRLEGPNAIIVSTGPGGTDFDRVEADTIVVSVGASPRELDSAKPDGERILTWTQLYDMKALPEHLIVVGSGVTGAEFASAYMNLGAKVTLISSRDQVLPGEDQDAARVLEKVFKRGGMTVLSKSRADSVERTEDGVRVTLSDGRVVEGSHCLMAVGSVPNTAGIGLEDAGVELTESGHVRVNKVARTSVPNIYAVGDCTNYFPLASVAAMQGRTAVFHALGDIVIPLEKIKITSNIFTAPEIATVGWGEKHVEDGVADGLVYKLPLAANPRAKMMGIKDGFVKIIARKGSGTVIGGVIVAPKASELIYPIAVAVERRLTVDQVSRVFAAYPSLSSSITDASRAMHLVNIS
- a CDS encoding purine-nucleoside phosphorylase, with protein sequence MTEIHDNPLDAPNADPFEIAAAAAADIARLTGVEKHDIALTLGSGWGRAAELIGETVATVPATEVTGFSRPALEGHVGTLRSIRTPGGKHVLVIGARTHYYEGHGVRRVVHSVRTAAAAGTRIMVLTNGAGGVRETWHAGQPVLISDHINLTADSPLEGATFVDLTDLYSRRLRDIARSVDPTLDEGVYTQFRGPHYETPAEVQMAKRIGGDIVGMSTALEAIAAREAGMEILGFSLITNLAAGIQSTPLSHGEVIEAGKEAEPVISALLARVVEQL
- a CDS encoding phospho-sugar mutase gives rise to the protein MNGAEVDSLLATARAWLRQDPDAETRDELAGIITRAASGDEEATADLSDRFRTRLAFGTAGLRGALGAGSNRMNRVLVSQAAAGFAAFLHARSGGSTPTVVIGYDGRRNSRRFALDSAELFAGAGLRAILLPRLLPTPVLAFAVRHFGADAGVMVTASHNPPDDNGYKVYLGGADEGSQIVSPADAEIAERIRRVAEAGDLAALPRSSAYETAGEEVVDAYAAATAAVAPAPESARSLTWVYTAMHGVGWETMARILDAAGYPRPKTVGEQLNPDPRFPTVAFPNPEEPGAMDLAFAAGRRTRADLILANDPDADRLAVAIPDESVDGGWRRLSGNEIGLLLGARAARAAAGTPGATLACSLVSSPGLGVIAAHHGLGFHETLTGFKWISRSPGIVYGYEEALGYLVNPETVRDKDGISAAIAVLGLAAEAREQGRTLADMLAELGEVYGHFASGQVSIRVDDLSIIGRVMLSLRTLPPTHIGATAVASAEDLLDAAPGQPSGDVLRYRLADGSRVIVRPSGTEPKLKVYLDAQAPSATEADGIIAALEAGVRALLDERA
- a CDS encoding HPr family phosphocarrier protein, whose amino-acid sequence is MPSRHVVVRVPDGLHARPVAELVRLAQAHQLPVTLTTDAGATVDLGSVLAVMDLGLASGDEVRLDTPASPAAERLLDRLSAVLDPA
- a CDS encoding BglG family transcription antiterminator translates to MSRQRQDRLLQTLLRQDDWATAASLADLLGVTPRSIRSYVAALNARTPDADAVASGPAGYRAGPGAHDALRTRVSGETAPRDRLHTLVRTLLDAPEGIDVYDTAERMHVSEATLEADLSRVRGLLDGMDLRLERDRERVRLHGAEVAQRRLLSRLAHDEMDAGSFQPDSIRRALSGTTVAAHAVGPFKTALVRELGALGYYVNELAISDVLLHIAIAADRVAAGRALETPLRGTWTEIPKLGAVIRDLAAEHFAVSLGEGDSAHLATLVLTRAIAPGQDAAADAVRSGIDPAIEAAVRAEIVQAAADYQVDLVDEKFILRLALHVQNLLRRAEEQAWTRNPLTRSLKSSYPMIFEVAVSIVSGLHDRLGAPIHDDEIAYIAMHIGGRLERSRKAESILTATIVCPGYYELHELLRSSVDRSLGTSVEVTGVVTTVDPDWQAIDTDLVLTTIDPGESGERYVRIQPFLTDADVERVTQTAARVRRARRLNRLREELSRYFAPEAFLHPLPDEGEEAVIRRLGGMLTGSGLIGDDYVENTILRERMSSTAFTDALAVPHALQMTAQRTAIAIGVADGSVAWGDGRVQVVALAAFSESDRTAFQTVFEQLVEVFSERESVQRIVRRGTTFEAFLDELVAVIDG